ATCTCCGTGGCAACAGAAGTGCTAAACATTCTAAGGACATCAGCAGTGCTAGAGTCTCTCAAGAGGAAAACCATGTGTAAACCCAGGGGGTCTGTTAAAAGGCCACTGTTTCCACCTGAATGAGATCCCTTATAGATTCTCCCCTTGCCCTCCCCTTCTGTCTATACATGAATAACCCCTAGCCCACTGACAAATTCCACCTTAAGATACAATGGTGGTGTGCTGGCGGTCTCACCTGATTGGTTGCGCTCCAGCACCCTGCTCCCCTGCATGTTGCAGAGGTCCCCCTGGGGGCTGTTGCAGGGGGTGTTGAGGTCTACTTTGAGGCAGGTTGGGGATCCCCCCAGTGCGACCTGGGGGATGTGCCTCTTCCTCTTCTTGGGAAGCTTCTGCTTGGCCATGGCCAGCGAGTAGTACATTCCAAAGTTATTGACGATGACGGGCACAGGCATGGCTATCGTCAGCACGCCTGCCAGGGCGCACAGCGCGCCCACCAGCATGCCCGACCACGTCTGCGGGTACATGTCACCGTAACCCAGCGTGGTCATGGTGACCACGGCCCACCAGAAGCCAATGGGGATGTTCTTGAACATGGTGTGTTCGCCAGCCGTGGGGTCGTTGGGGTTGGCGCCGATGCGCTCGGCGTAGTAGATCGCGGTGGCGAAGATAAGCACACCTAGGGCGAGgaagatgatgaggaggaggaactcATTGGTGCTAGCCTTCAAGGTGTGACCCAGCACCCGCAGCCCCACAAAGTGTCGCGTCAGCTTGAAGATACGCAGGATCCTGACAAACCTTACCACTCTGAGGAAGCCCAAGACGTCCTTAGCTGCTTTAGACGACAGCCCGCTCAAGCCTACCTCCAGGTAGAAAGGCAGGATAGCCACAAAGTCGATGATGTTGAGCAGGCTCTTAACAAACTCCAGCTTGTCTGGGCTGAAGATGACACGCACCATGAACTCCAGGGTGAACCAAAGAACGCAGACACCCTCCACGTAGGTGAGTGCCGGGTCCGTCTCGATAATGTAATCAGGACCCAGGTCCGGCAGGCTGCCGTTGAGCACCGCCTCAGACttgttgatgatggtgatggtgttgaatgcctcatgggtctccaggCAGAAGGTGGTGATCGAGACCAGGATGAAGAACAAGGAGGCAAAGGCCACAAACTGGAGAAGAGAAGAtaagataaggagagagagagggggggagattagagagagagggaattagAGAGACTTTTGAATGTCAAACTCTGTTGTGTCATTGCAGCTCATAAAGCACAATCCATACAATCTGGATAACCTTCTATTTACTAATTAATTTATTCACCCatcacacacagagcgagagagagagagagagagagagagagagagagagagagagagagagagagcgagagagagagaaagaaagagagagaaagaaagagagagagagagagagaaagaaagaaagaaatagagaaagaaagaaagagagagagagatagggagggagaacCATAGCAACGTTAATTAACATCACCTTCATCAAATACAATacactccagagagagagagaacaatctatTAGTACTAGCAATAAACCCAGCCAGTGGCTCACTGGGACGTGGCCTGGCAGTCTTAATGCAGTTAAACCCGCTGACTGGCCCACTCATTCCCTGGTagtgggtaccagtctgtttctgccATCATGCCACTCCTTTCCACCTTGTCATGCCATGTTTGGTTTGCATGACTGTATGGAGTAGGTAAGAGCTCAAATAGATAAAGGATCAGGCTGGGTTTTTGTTCAGCACATGAGTCACAAATTGTGAAAAATATATTTCTAAAAAGCCATATACAAAAACAAATACTTGATTGATGGATCTCATTGTCTGAGTTTAAACATACAGCACAATTCAGATGTTTTTCCTCTCTACtatttggtcttttgaccaatcacatcagatctttggGTCATAAGACACCAATTAGTATGGAAATGCAGCCCTTGTCCTCCACATTACAGATTTACAATCCAGCCACAATGACTGAGTAGAAAGCAGTATAGAATTGTCGTTCTACACAGCACAAGCCCACATCCTCTGTGTAATGGACTCAGACGATCTCTTCAGGTCAGTTCAGATTGTCTCTCGAAAACTAGTCTGTACACATTGCTTTAGATGAGCAGAGTGGCACAGGGGAATTCAGCTTATAGGTTAGTCAATAACAAATATTTCAGTTGAATGTAGCTAAAGGCAATAATTACAAGAGGAAATCCTTGaagtatattattttctaaaACAAtagacaacaaaaaaacattattttttacaTGTGGTGAATGCCAACCTTTTATTAGTCCAGAAAACCCCCTAAATAATAAAGCATTTGTGTGATTTTAACCAAAATAtcgatgcagagagagagagagacagtgacagagacagagaaggataTATATTCCTAGGAATGAGTCACCTTTTAATTAAACATCAGCTGTTGGTGAGACACAGTGAAGGTTCTTTAATCAGTCTCTCTGTCTACTGCCTAAACCTCTGTTTCAGTCTTCACTAGCTGAAATCTCTCTGTCACTCACAAAACATATCTCAGGGTCTGCACAGTGCCCCCACGGCAAAGTCAAGCAGAGACAGGGATGACTAAATAGCCCTCATTGGTCCTATTCATTAACACCTGTATAACGATATGCGCTGAGAGTTggaaagcaagttcagggagtgagtgttttaatgacATAAACAgaccataatacaaaacaagaaacacgaacagaacacagacaggaaacagaaacaataacacctggggaaggaaccaaagggagtgacagatatagggaaggtcaTCAGGGAAGTgctggagtccaggtgagtctcatgccgcgcaggtgcgcgtaacgatgttgacaggtgtgcgccatatcgagcagcctggtgaccaagaggctggagagggagcacacgtgacacccTGGGTCTAGTTTACTGACCAAAGCCAGAGGAAGTGGGAGACGACAGGGGGATTGATTTCATTGGGACTATGTTGTACAGCCTCAGTGGCAGAGATTGTGACCTTTCTGGTTTGCATGCATCCCTATGCATGTTTTTATGACTACCGTGAAACATTCAATAAATTTGTGTATTCTTCAGTGGAAGGCTTTCAGCTTTGCCCTTTAAAAGTAGCCACTATATGTATGAATGTCAACAGCATGGTCGCTACACAAAACAATATACTTCAAAATGTCCACTGCATCACGTGGTTTTGACTTGAGCTCAAAACATCCAGACCTGTTGTACTCAGAAACTGATTTCCTTGGCAGACAAACTTCAGTCTGTTTGACCCAGATGTGTAGACTGTGTGCGCGGGCGTTTGcatttgtgtttgtatgtgcaaaTGGAGCTGGGTCCAGAGAGGTGTACAAtttgctcctctcctccctccatcgctctccctccatctctcctagAGCTCAGAGGAAGTGGTTTCACACCCTCCCTTGTTTTGAATTGTATGCATTTCTGGTAgagcactatctagggaatagggtcccatttggaacGCAACCTATGACTCATGCAGTCTCAGAACGTCATTCTGCACTGATGAAGTCTATCTGTGCATTCATCCTGGCAGTCACTGGTTGCATGCAGCCTTTCACATGTATTATGCATGTCTTTTTCAGAACGTGACTTTATTTTATTCATAAACTTTCTGTATTTTTTTCACCAGGTGGACAAGTTCTAAAAAGGCAGCAGGCATCAGGCAACTGAGAGAAACTATAAATGAAAACCCCTGAATTTACTTTGCAAAGTTAACAAGCATTCGTTGTTCCTGAACCGAGGTACTAGCTATTTAATAATGGATCTCTACAGCGAGCCAAGTGAATAGTCAAGGCcgcaacagaacagaacatgaaATCGTGAAGCACATTTACCATTTTGAAGTAAGAGGCAGGCACGGGAGCCATACAATGGACAGAAGCTCAGATGTTTAGTGATTTACAATGTGCCGCCACGCCATCTGTTCTAGACAACATCTTTACTTTCCAGAGCTTCACAAAAGCCTTCACCTTTTTCTACTGCATCTACTTCAACATAATATTGAGCACTGAAGACAGATTCATAACGCACTTCCCCCTAACCACAATCTTCTGAAACTTATAGGCACAAAAACACCACTTTGACCAGAAAAACTGTGTGGCGGTATCAACAGCAGCTGGGTTAAGTGTGTAAACTGGTCCTCAAAATGGGGAATATCCTCCTTTTAAAGTAACAACCTTACTAATAAATATCTAATGTATCTTGTCTTTATAACTCACACTATTTCTCTTTCTCCTGCCATTCTCATGAACACAAAACAAGAAGACTGCGGCCATGatgcttccttccttcctacccatgTGGCTCCCTTCCTTCCTACCCATGAggcttctttccttccttcccatgatgcttccttccttcccatgatgcttccttccttcccatgatgcttctttccttccttcccatgATGCTTCTTTCCTTCACATGatgcttctttccttccttcccattatgcttctttccttccttcccatgATGCCTCCTTCCTTCCCATGATGATTCCTTCCTTCCCATGATGCTGTGAAGAATAATGGCAACTGTAATTTCACGCTGTGGTGTAATTGTCTCgaatacgcacacgcacacatcaTTCCCAGAGATGGGGTATATTATATAGTCTCCCCAGCTTCTGTTGATTAATACATACGAGTCTGCCCCCTGATGACCTGTAACAACTGAACCATGTCATATAAACAACTGAGTCATTTCCTGTAACAACTGAATCATGTCATGTAACAACTGAATCATGTCATATATCAACTGAATCATGTCATGTAACAACTGAATCATGTCATGTAACAATTGAATCATGTCATGTAACAACTGAATCATGTCATAAAAACAACTGAATCATGTCATGTAACAACTGAATCATTTCCTGTAACAACTGAATCATGTCATGTAACAACTGAATCATGTCATGTAACAACTGAATCATGTCATGTAACAACTGAATCATGTCATATAAACAACTGAATCATGTCATGTAACAACTGAATCATGTCATATAACAACTGAATCATGTCATGTAACAACTGAATCATGTCATGTAACAACTGAATCATGTCATGTAACAACTGAATCATGTCATGTAACAACTGAATGATGTCATATAAACAACTGAATCATGTCATGTAACAACTGAATCATGTCATGTAACAACTGAATTATGTCATGCAACAACTGAATCATGTCATGTAACAACTGAATCATTTCCTGTAAAAACTGAATCATGTCATGTAACAACTGAATCATGTCATATAAACAACTGAATCATGTCATGTAACAACTGAATCATGTCATGTAACATCTGAATCATGTCATATACCAACTGAATCATGTCATGTATCAACTGAATCATGTCATGTAACAACTGAATCATGTCATGTAACAACTTAATCATGTCATGTAACAACTGAATAATGTCATATACCAACTGAATCATGTCATGTAAAAACTGAATCATGTCATGTAACAACTGAATCATGTCATGTAACAACTGAATCATGTCATGTAACAACTGAATCATGTCATGTACCAACTGAATCATGTCATGTAAGAACTGAATCATGTCATGTAACAACTGAATCATGTCATGTAACAACTGAAACACATCATATAACCACTGAATCATGTCATGTAACAACTGAATCATGTCATGTAACAACTGAATCATGTCATGTAACAACTGAAACACATCATATAACAACTGAATCATGTCATATAACAACTGAATCATGTCATGTAACAACTGAATCATGTCATATAACAACTGAATCATGTCATGTAACAACTGAAACACATCATATAACAACTGAATCATGTCATATAACAACTGAATCATGTCATATAAACAACTGAATCATGTCATGTAACAACTGAAACACGTCATATAACAACTGAATCATGTCATATAACAACTGAATCATGTCATATAACAACTGAATCATGTCATATAACAACTGAATCATGTCATAACAGAGGGGCTGCCAtagacacacagaacacacactaaTCATGTCATATAACAACTGAATCATGTCATAACAGAGGGGCTGCCGtagacacacagaacacacactaaTCATGTCATATAACAACTGAATCATGTCATAACAGAGGGGCTGCCGtagacacacagaacacacactaaTCATGTCATAGAACAACTGAATCATGTCATAACAGAGGGGCTGCCGtagacacacagaacacacacactaatcatGCCATATAACAACTGAATCATGTCATAACAGAGGGGCTGCCGtagacacacagaacacacactaaTCATGCCATATAACAACGGAATCATGTCATAACAGAGGGGCTGCCGtagacacacagaaca
The DNA window shown above is from Salmo trutta chromosome 8, fSalTru1.1, whole genome shotgun sequence and carries:
- the LOC115199146 gene encoding potassium voltage-gated channel subfamily C member 2-like isoform X3, whose protein sequence is MGKFDDNERIILNVGGTRHETYKNTLRTLPGTRLALLASDSDIESVLDQLQQVPGFIEYNTRNNEYFFDRHPGVFAYVLNYYRTGKLHCPADVCGPLFEEELSFWGIDETDVEPCCWMTYRQHRDAEEALDVFDINVDNGDDDEETGKRLGIEDVVDPNISRWKKWRPVIWNLFEDPYSSRAARFVAFASLFFILVSITTFCLETHEAFNTITIINKSEAVLNGSLPDLGPDYIIETDPALTYVEGVCVLWFTLEFMVRVIFSPDKLEFVKSLLNIIDFVAILPFYLEVGLSGLSSKAAKDVLGFLRVVRFVRILRIFKLTRHFVGLRVLGHTLKASTNEFLLLIIFLALGVLIFATAIYYAERIGANPNDPTAGEHTMFKNIPIGFWWAVVTMTTLGYGDMYPQTWSGMLVGALCALAGVLTIAMPVPVIVNNFGMYYSLAMAKQKLPKKRKRHIPQVALGGSPTCLKVDLNTPCNSPQGDLCNMQGSRVLERNQSVLSGDGSGGSDLTMSPSTEERVPMRRSSTPEQERRSGGTCFLLAASDYTCPADGGVRKTDNCKEIVFTGFTQAESSIL
- the LOC115199146 gene encoding potassium voltage-gated channel subfamily C member 2-like isoform X2, with protein sequence MGKFDDNERIILNVGGTRHETYKNTLRTLPGTRLALLASDSDIESVLDQLQQVPGFIEYNTRNNEYFFDRHPGVFAYVLNYYRTGKLHCPADVCGPLFEEELSFWGIDETDVEPCCWMTYRQHRDAEEALDVFDINVDNGDDDEETGKRLGIEDVVDPNISRWKKWRPVIWNLFEDPYSSRAARFVAFASLFFILVSITTFCLETHEAFNTITIINKSEAVLNGSLPDLGPDYIIETDPALTYVEGVCVLWFTLEFMVRVIFSPDKLEFVKSLLNIIDFVAILPFYLEVGLSGLSSKAAKDVLGFLRVVRFVRILRIFKLTRHFVGLRVLGHTLKASTNEFLLLIIFLALGVLIFATAIYYAERIGANPNDPTAGEHTMFKNIPIGFWWAVVTMTTLGYGDMYPQTWSGMLVGALCALAGVLTIAMPVPVIVNNFGMYYSLAMAKQKLPKKRKRHIPQVALGGSPTCLKVDLNTPCNSPQGDLCNMQGSRVLERNQSVLSGDGSGGSDLTMSPSTEERVPMRRSSTPEQERRSGGTCFLLAASDYTCPADGGVRKTAVYVSYWNDGSHQPISGLTRPIGVWILLDHTASLKDVNQPEHSHR
- the LOC115199146 gene encoding potassium voltage-gated channel subfamily C member 2-like isoform X1 produces the protein MGKFDDNERIILNVGGTRHETYKNTLRTLPGTRLALLASDSDIESVLDQLQQVPGFIEYNTRNNEYFFDRHPGVFAYVLNYYRTGKLHCPADVCGPLFEEELSFWGIDETDVEPCCWMTYRQHRDAEEALDVFDINVDNGDDDEETGKRLGIEDVVDPNISRWKKWRPVIWNLFEDPYSSRAARFVAFASLFFILVSITTFCLETHEAFNTITIINKSEAVLNGSLPDLGPDYIIETDPALTYVEGVCVLWFTLEFMVRVIFSPDKLEFVKSLLNIIDFVAILPFYLEVGLSGLSSKAAKDVLGFLRVVRFVRILRIFKLTRHFVGLRVLGHTLKASTNEFLLLIIFLALGVLIFATAIYYAERIGANPNDPTAGEHTMFKNIPIGFWWAVVTMTTLGYGDMYPQTWSGMLVGALCALAGVLTIAMPVPVIVNNFGMYYSLAMAKQKLPKKRKRHIPQVALGGSPTCLKVDLNTPCNSPQGDLCNMQGSRVLERNQSVLSGDGSGGSDLTMSPSTEERVPMRRSSTPEQERRSGGTCFLLAASDYTCPADGGVRKTGCEKSPSLSNIAGLAGNALRLSPVTSPYGSPCPLRRSRSPIPSVL